Proteins encoded in a region of the Deltaproteobacteria bacterium PRO3 genome:
- a CDS encoding ABC transporter substrate-binding protein has protein sequence MKNLFRFGLAALVALSACKKNENVLTLGEFASLTGTTATFGQSMNDGVQLALEEVNKTGGLLGKQVEVIVEDDQSKPEEARTAVLKLIKQNQVKALIGEVASSRSLAAAPEAQKSKIPMISPASTNPKVTEVGDYIFRACFVDTFQGSSMARFAFNDLGLRKVAILYDIKNDYSVGLMEFFEKTFKELGGEIVAKQSYSEGDIEFRAQLTDIKSAAPQAIYVPGYYTEVGLIARQARDLGLNVPLMGGDGWDSPKTLEIGGAAVEGSYFSNHYSADDPSPVVQDFIKKYQAKFGKVPDAMAVLGYDAANILFDAIKRAGSDEGPKIRDALAATKDFQGVTGSITMDAQRNAKKKIVILKIEGGKVKFHKSLDPA, from the coding sequence ATGAAAAATCTCTTCCGTTTCGGCCTGGCGGCCCTCGTGGCCTTAAGCGCCTGCAAGAAAAACGAAAACGTCCTGACGCTCGGGGAGTTCGCCTCCTTGACCGGGACGACCGCCACCTTCGGCCAGTCGATGAACGACGGGGTGCAGCTCGCCCTGGAAGAGGTCAACAAGACCGGCGGCCTCCTGGGCAAGCAGGTCGAGGTGATCGTCGAGGACGACCAAAGCAAGCCGGAAGAGGCCCGCACCGCGGTCCTGAAGCTGATCAAACAAAACCAGGTCAAGGCCCTGATCGGCGAGGTCGCCTCCTCCCGCAGCCTGGCCGCCGCCCCCGAGGCCCAGAAGAGCAAGATTCCGATGATCTCGCCCGCCTCGACCAACCCCAAGGTCACCGAGGTGGGCGACTACATCTTCCGCGCCTGCTTCGTCGATACCTTCCAAGGTTCCTCGATGGCCCGCTTCGCCTTCAACGACTTGGGGCTGCGCAAGGTCGCCATCCTCTACGACATCAAGAACGACTACAGCGTGGGCCTGATGGAGTTCTTCGAAAAGACCTTCAAAGAATTGGGCGGCGAGATCGTCGCCAAACAGAGCTACTCGGAGGGCGACATCGAGTTCCGAGCCCAGCTCACCGACATCAAGAGCGCCGCTCCGCAGGCCATCTACGTCCCCGGCTACTACACCGAGGTGGGCCTGATCGCCCGCCAGGCCCGCGACCTGGGCCTCAACGTCCCGCTGATGGGCGGGGACGGCTGGGACAGCCCGAAGACCCTCGAGATCGGCGGCGCCGCGGTGGAGGGCAGCTATTTCAGCAACCACTACTCCGCGGACGACCCCTCGCCGGTGGTCCAGGACTTCATCAAGAAATACCAGGCCAAGTTCGGCAAGGTCCCCGACGCGATGGCGGTCCTGGGTTATGACGCGGCCAACATCCTCTTTGACGCGATCAAGCGCGCGGGCAGCGACGAGGGCCCGAAGATCCGCGACGCGCTCGCCGCCACCAAGGACTTTCAAGGCGTCACCGGCAGCATCACGATGGACGCGCAGCGCAACGCCAAGAAGAAGATCGTCATCCTGAAGATCGAGGGCGGGAAGGTGAAATTCCACAAGTCGCTGGATCCGGCGTAG
- a CDS encoding branched-chain amino acid ABC transporter permease encodes MTEFFQQLVNGLAWGSIYALIALGYTMVYGVLRLINFAHGDVYMVGAMVGYYAARLVTGGGTFARFAFVMLSAMLVCALLGALIERLAYRPLRQAPRINALITAIGVSLFLEYFGQWLFGADPKFFPTLIETREVVNFHGVVVNNIQLAIFIVSFVLMFGLRFVVQKTKAGKAMRAVSFSHTASHLVGINVNRIISLTFVLGSVLAAAAGILVGLSNPKIDPLMGLMPGLKAFVAAVLGGIGNIPGALIGGLIMGVAETLVAGYISSTYRNALAFIILILILLFRPEGILGKSTREKV; translated from the coding sequence ATGACCGAATTTTTCCAACAACTCGTCAACGGCCTGGCCTGGGGCAGCATCTACGCGCTCATCGCCCTGGGCTACACCATGGTCTACGGCGTCCTGCGGCTGATCAACTTCGCCCACGGCGACGTCTACATGGTGGGCGCGATGGTGGGCTACTACGCCGCCCGCCTGGTGACCGGGGGCGGGACCTTCGCGCGCTTCGCCTTCGTCATGCTCTCGGCCATGCTGGTCTGCGCGCTGCTGGGCGCCCTGATCGAGCGCCTCGCCTACCGTCCGCTGCGCCAAGCCCCGCGCATCAACGCCCTGATCACCGCGATCGGCGTCTCGCTCTTCCTGGAGTACTTCGGCCAGTGGCTGTTCGGGGCCGACCCGAAATTCTTTCCCACCCTGATCGAGACCCGCGAGGTCGTCAACTTCCACGGCGTCGTCGTCAACAACATCCAGCTCGCCATCTTCATCGTCAGCTTCGTCCTGATGTTCGGGCTGCGCTTCGTCGTGCAAAAGACCAAGGCCGGCAAGGCGATGCGCGCGGTGTCGTTCAGCCATACGGCGAGTCACCTGGTGGGCATCAACGTCAACCGCATCATCAGTCTCACCTTCGTCCTGGGCTCGGTGTTGGCCGCGGCCGCCGGTATCCTGGTGGGACTCTCCAACCCGAAGATCGACCCGTTGATGGGCCTGATGCCGGGGCTGAAGGCCTTCGTCGCGGCGGTCCTGGGCGGGATCGGCAACATCCCCGGGGCCTTGATCGGCGGCCTGATCATGGGCGTCGCCGAGACGCTGGTCGCGGGCTACATCTCCAGCACCTACCGCAACGCCCTGGCCTTCATCATATTAATTCTCATCCTCTTGTTCCGTCCGGAAGGAATTTTGGGGAAGAGCACGCGGGAGAAGGTCTGA
- a CDS encoding branched-chain amino acid ABC transporter permease, with protein MKRLLAVLLCVAVLWGLNRAFDAYLNPYYLQILVYIGINVVMATSLNLINGYTGQFNLGHAGFMAVGAYASAAFSVYAHPALRGLLGFLPATALDPLLFLVSLAVGVCAAILSGLAIGLPTLRLRGDYLAIATLGFGEIVLVVINNMEVVGGARGFSDIPGYANFFWVFLFAALTVYVIGRITRTAKGLSFAAIREDEIAALSLGISNTRVKVTAFVIGAGFAGLGGGLYAHYLNYLHVNSFGFLKSVDFVVMVVLGGMGNLWGVVIAAALLTMLPELLRGFAEWRMILYSLLIIATMLLRSKGVSIKQWVRSS; from the coding sequence ATGAAGCGTCTCCTCGCCGTCCTGCTCTGCGTCGCCGTCCTGTGGGGCTTGAATCGCGCCTTCGACGCCTACCTCAACCCCTACTACCTGCAGATCCTGGTCTACATCGGGATCAACGTCGTCATGGCGACCTCGCTCAACCTGATCAACGGCTACACGGGGCAGTTCAACTTGGGGCACGCCGGCTTCATGGCGGTCGGGGCCTACGCCTCGGCGGCCTTCAGCGTCTATGCGCACCCGGCGCTGCGCGGGCTGCTGGGTTTCCTGCCGGCGACGGCCCTGGATCCTTTGCTTTTCCTCGTCTCTCTCGCCGTCGGGGTCTGCGCCGCCATCCTCTCCGGCCTGGCGATCGGACTCCCGACCTTAAGGCTGCGCGGCGACTACCTGGCGATCGCGACCCTGGGCTTCGGCGAGATCGTCCTGGTCGTCATCAACAACATGGAGGTCGTCGGCGGGGCGCGGGGCTTCTCCGACATCCCCGGCTATGCGAACTTCTTCTGGGTCTTCCTCTTCGCCGCACTCACCGTCTACGTGATCGGACGGATCACCCGGACGGCGAAGGGCCTGAGCTTCGCGGCGATCCGCGAGGACGAGATCGCGGCCCTCTCCCTGGGCATCTCCAACACCCGCGTCAAGGTGACGGCCTTCGTGATCGGCGCGGGCTTCGCGGGCCTTGGAGGAGGGCTCTACGCCCACTATTTGAACTACCTGCACGTCAACAGCTTCGGTTTTTTGAAATCCGTCGACTTCGTCGTCATGGTCGTCTTGGGCGGCATGGGGAATCTCTGGGGGGTGGTGATCGCCGCCGCCCTGCTGACCATGCTCCCCGAACTGCTGCGCGGCTTCGCGGAGTGGCGGATGATCCTCTACAGCCTGCTCATCATCGCGACGATGCTGCTGCGCTCGAAGGGGGTATCGATCAAACAATGGGTTAGGTCGTCATGA
- a CDS encoding ABC transporter ATP-binding protein: MTLLEVQDCGISFGGLKALSGLSFSLKAQELMAIIGPNGAGKTTFFNLLTGVYVPTSGELRFQDTLLNPLKPQEINRLGVARTFQNIRLFPDLSVLDNVRAACYQRVGYSLWDAVLAGKKFHAEEAAIAAEAEALLERFHLAEHRDERAKNLSYGDQRRLEMVRALATRPKLLLLDEPAAGMNASEKRELIELIRRLHEELKLSILLIEHDMAVVMNLCPRILVLDYGVPIAEGTPEQIRSDPKVIEAYLGERAPKL, from the coding sequence ATGACGCTTTTGGAAGTCCAAGACTGCGGCATCTCCTTCGGCGGGCTCAAGGCCCTCTCGGGCTTGAGCTTCTCGCTAAAGGCCCAGGAGCTGATGGCCATCATCGGGCCCAACGGTGCGGGCAAGACCACCTTCTTCAACCTGCTGACCGGCGTCTACGTCCCCACCTCCGGGGAGCTGCGTTTCCAAGACACCCTGCTCAACCCGCTCAAGCCGCAGGAGATCAACCGCCTGGGCGTCGCCCGCACCTTCCAGAACATCCGCCTCTTCCCGGACTTAAGCGTCTTGGACAACGTCCGCGCGGCCTGCTACCAGCGCGTCGGCTACTCGCTGTGGGACGCGGTCCTCGCGGGAAAGAAATTCCATGCGGAAGAAGCCGCCATCGCCGCCGAGGCCGAGGCCCTGCTCGAGCGCTTTCACCTGGCCGAACACCGCGACGAACGCGCCAAGAACCTCTCTTACGGCGACCAGCGCCGCCTCGAGATGGTCCGCGCGCTGGCGACCCGGCCCAAGCTGCTGCTGCTCGACGAGCCTGCCGCCGGCATGAACGCCTCCGAGAAGCGCGAGCTCATCGAACTGATCCGGCGCCTTCACGAGGAGCTGAAACTCTCGATCCTGCTGATCGAGCACGACATGGCGGTGGTGATGAACCTCTGCCCGCGCATCCTGGTGCTGGACTACGGCGTCCCCATCGCCGAGGGCACGCCCGAGCAGATCCGCAGCGACCCCAAGGTCATCGAGGCCTACCTGGGAGAAAGGGCGCCGAAGCTTTAG
- a CDS encoding ABC transporter ATP-binding protein: MLTIQDLHVHYGAIHALKGVSLHVKAGEIVTLIGSNGAGKTTLVRSISGLIRPSRGSLRYETPGHQVDLAREPSHRIVAHGVAQVPEGRMIFANLSVKENLELGAYGRRDRKNFAGDMERIFGLFPRLRERIAQSAGTLSGGEQQMLAIGRALMSRPTLLLLDEPSLGIAPALVQQIFKTLKEINREGTTLLLIEQDAYLALETADRAYVLETGEITMEGKASELLKDPAVRKAYLGEV; this comes from the coding sequence ATGCTCACGATCCAAGACCTCCACGTCCACTACGGCGCCATCCACGCCCTGAAAGGCGTGAGCCTCCACGTCAAGGCGGGCGAGATCGTCACGCTGATCGGCAGCAACGGCGCCGGCAAGACGACGCTGGTGCGCAGCATCTCCGGCCTGATCCGGCCGAGCCGCGGCAGCCTGCGCTACGAGACGCCCGGCCACCAGGTCGACCTGGCCCGCGAGCCCAGCCACCGCATCGTCGCGCACGGGGTCGCCCAAGTCCCGGAGGGGCGCATGATCTTCGCCAACTTGAGCGTGAAGGAAAATTTGGAGCTGGGCGCCTACGGACGCCGCGACCGCAAGAATTTCGCCGGCGATATGGAACGGATCTTCGGCCTCTTCCCGCGGCTGCGCGAGCGCATCGCCCAGAGCGCGGGCACGCTCAGCGGCGGCGAGCAGCAGATGCTCGCGATCGGCCGCGCCCTGATGAGCCGGCCCACGTTGCTGTTGCTTGACGAACCCTCGCTGGGCATCGCGCCGGCCCTGGTGCAGCAGATCTTCAAGACCCTGAAGGAGATCAACCGGGAGGGGACCACGCTGTTGCTGATCGAGCAGGACGCCTACCTGGCCCTCGAGACCGCCGACCGCGCCTACGTGCTGGAAACCGGCGAGATCACGATGGAGGGCAAGGCCTCGGAGCTCTTGAAGGATCCCGCCGTACGGAAGGCCTACCTGGGCGAGGTGTAG